A single genomic interval of Ovis aries strain OAR_USU_Benz2616 breed Rambouillet chromosome 9, ARS-UI_Ramb_v3.0, whole genome shotgun sequence harbors:
- the LOC106991342 gene encoding EH domain-containing protein 1-like isoform X4, giving the protein MRAAPRPPAPPPPQPARRAQPRLRVLFRLSAGPLPCSSQPGVQQHVNKDAPRKKEPELFQTVSEGLRQLYAQKLLPLEEHYRFREFHSAALEDADFDNKPMVLLVGQYSTGKTIFIRHLMEQDCPGMRIGPEPTIAVMHGPTRGVVPGNALVVDPRRPFRKLNAFGNAFLNRMT; this is encoded by the exons ATGCGGGCCGctccccgcccccctgccccaccGCCCCCTCAGCCGGCCCGCCGGGCCCAGCCTCGGCTCCGCGTCCTCTTTCGGCTCTCAGCCGGCCCTTTACCCTGCAGCAGCCAGCCCGGTGTCCAGCAGCATGTCAACAAGGATGCCCCCCGCAAGAAGGAGCCGGAGCTCTTCCAGACGGTGTCCGAGGGGCTGCGACAGCTGTACGCGCAGAAGCTGCTGCCCCTGGAAGAGCACTACCGCTTCCGTGAGTTCCACTCGGCCGCGCTGGAGGACGCCGACTTCGACAACAAGCCCATGGTGCTCCTCGTGGGCCAGTACAGCACGGGCAAGACCATCTTCATCCGGCACCTGATGGAGCAGGACTGCCCGGGGATGCGCATCGGGCCCGAGCCCACCATCGCGGTCATGCACGGCCCCACCAGGGGCGTGGTGCCCGGCAACGCGCTCGTCGTCGACCCGCGGCGGCCCTTCCGCAAGCTCAACGCCTTCGGCAACGCCTTCCTCAACAG GATGACCTGA
- the LOC106991342 gene encoding EH domain-containing protein 1-like isoform X3 encodes MRAAPRPPAPPPPQPARRAQPRLRVLFRLSAGPLPCSSQPGVQQHVNKDAPRKKEPELFQTVSEGLRQLYAQKLLPLEEHYRFREFHSAALEDADFDNKPMVLLVGQYSTGKTIFIRHLMEQDCPGMRIGPEPTIAVMHGPTRGVVPGNALVVDPRRPFRKLNAFGNAFLNRPAEHPLRRA; translated from the exons ATGCGGGCCGctccccgcccccctgccccaccGCCCCCTCAGCCGGCCCGCCGGGCCCAGCCTCGGCTCCGCGTCCTCTTTCGGCTCTCAGCCGGCCCTTTACCCTGCAGCAGCCAGCCCGGTGTCCAGCAGCATGTCAACAAGGATGCCCCCCGCAAGAAGGAGCCGGAGCTCTTCCAGACGGTGTCCGAGGGGCTGCGACAGCTGTACGCGCAGAAGCTGCTGCCCCTGGAAGAGCACTACCGCTTCCGTGAGTTCCACTCGGCCGCGCTGGAGGACGCCGACTTCGACAACAAGCCCATGGTGCTCCTCGTGGGCCAGTACAGCACGGGCAAGACCATCTTCATCCGGCACCTGATGGAGCAGGACTGCCCGGGGATGCGCATCGGGCCCGAGCCCACCATCGCGGTCATGCACGGCCCCACCAGGGGCGTGGTGCCCGGCAACGCGCTCGTCGTCGACCCGCGGCGGCCCTTCCGCAAGCTCAACGCCTTCGGCAACGCCTTCCTCAACAG GCCAGCTGAGCATCCTTTGAGGAGAGCATGA
- the LOC106991342 gene encoding EH domain-containing protein 1-like isoform X2, translated as MRAAPRPPAPPPPQPARRAQPRLRVLFRLSAGPLPCSSQPGVQQHVNKDAPRKKEPELFQTVSEGLRQLYAQKLLPLEEHYRFREFHSAALEDADFDNKPMVLLVGQYSTGKTIFIRHLMEQDCPGMRIGPEPTIAVMHGPTRGVVPGNALVVDPRRPFRKLNAFGNAFLNRFPMVGKKHKTCCAKTTR; from the coding sequence ATGCGGGCCGctccccgcccccctgccccaccGCCCCCTCAGCCGGCCCGCCGGGCCCAGCCTCGGCTCCGCGTCCTCTTTCGGCTCTCAGCCGGCCCTTTACCCTGCAGCAGCCAGCCCGGTGTCCAGCAGCATGTCAACAAGGATGCCCCCCGCAAGAAGGAGCCGGAGCTCTTCCAGACGGTGTCCGAGGGGCTGCGACAGCTGTACGCGCAGAAGCTGCTGCCCCTGGAAGAGCACTACCGCTTCCGTGAGTTCCACTCGGCCGCGCTGGAGGACGCCGACTTCGACAACAAGCCCATGGTGCTCCTCGTGGGCCAGTACAGCACGGGCAAGACCATCTTCATCCGGCACCTGATGGAGCAGGACTGCCCGGGGATGCGCATCGGGCCCGAGCCCACCATCGCGGTCATGCACGGCCCCACCAGGGGCGTGGTGCCCGGCAACGCGCTCGTCGTCGACCCGCGGCGGCCCTTCCGCAAGCTCAACGCCTTCGGCAACGCCTTCCTCAACAG